In the Brassica napus cultivar Da-Ae chromosome A7, Da-Ae, whole genome shotgun sequence genome, one interval contains:
- the LOC111199491 gene encoding CLAVATA3/ESR (CLE)-related protein 1-like: protein MANLKFLLCLFLICVTLSLSSASRPMQQRFANAEGKKGGRMMREAEKVLKANMEKLMERGFSESKRLSPGGPDPRHH from the coding sequence ATGgctaacttaaaatttttgctgtGTTTGTTCCTGATCTGTGTTACGTTGTCGCTGTCATCAGCATCTCGGCCAATGCAGCAGCGGTTTGCAAACGCAGAGGGAAAGAAAGGAGGGCGTATGATGAGAGAAGCTGAAAAGGTGTTGAAAGCTAATATGGAGAAGCTAATGGAGAGGGGCTTTAGCGAGTCCAAGAGACTTAGTCCTGGAGGTCCTGATCCTCGTCATCACTAA